The sequence TATAAGTTCCATTTCCGGTCGTATCGAGCTGAGCCGGAATTGTCCAGCCGGTAAAGGTATTTCCGCCGCCGCCGAGCGCTGTCGGCTTACGATAGTATTGCTGAGCCAGAGAAGCAAGGTTTGTCAAGTCGGCAATAACAGCGTCTCTGTTAGCCTGTGTGCTGCTTGCCGTAAATACGTTAATACCGACGACTACGGCAATACCTACGATAATAACGCCTAGAACGATAAGTAATAATTGTTGTTGACCCATAACTTACTCCTGTTAATTTGTTTGTGTTATGTTAATTAGTAAAGGACAATATTTCAGAAAAATTTATCAATAATCTTTAATTAATTACAATGGTTTTAAAAGAAGTAGCTCCGACCGATATTTTTACTTTTACAGAGTCGTTACCCGTAACCACCTCATTTCCCGTGCCAATAATTACAACGCTGTCCTGTCCGATTGTTTCAATCCGATAATTGCCATTAGCGGTTAATTTAAGCTCTTCCGGAATAGACCAACCGACGAATGACCTCGCTCCGCCGCCCAAAGCCCGCGGTTTCAGGTAATATTGTTGCGCCATAGCGGCAAGATTTACCAGTTCATTTGTAACGTTGTTTCTTTTGGCTTCGATGGCATTCGCTCTGAAAAGGTTTATGCCCATAAAAATTGCTAATCCTACAATAATAATTCCGAGTACTATTAATAGCAGTTGTTGCTGTCCCACTTAAAAAGCCCCGATATTTTTTACTTGTTATTATCGGCTGTTGCTGCCTGAATCTTTAACAAATACCGCACCAATTTTTAATCGGTAATAATTTCCGATAATATTCAATGGAATATAAGAAAGGCTCCAAATAAAGCAAAGTTTTTTCTTCAAGCAGGCGAGTATTTTAATATAGAGCTGTAAAAATTACATGTAGATGTTTGTCTCTCTAATTCGTTCTTCGTCAGTTTCCAACTGACTCAAAAAGAATTTTCCGTTGCTTTGAGCATTGCAAGTACTGTAATTTGTCCTTCTGAGGAGATCCGACGTAGACGGAACTACGAGGAATCCGAGTGACTATTTTGATATACTGAACTAAGCAGGAGATACTTCCCCCGCCTGCGGGACGAAGTAATTTCACCGGCATGCATTTGAGTTTGCTTCGTCGCTCGCTCCTCGCAAAGACGGGTTTTATTCAGATTTGCATTCCCCGTATTCTGCGGAGTCGTACAGACTTCCTTTCGCTATTCGTCATTACGAGCCCCGTTTGCAACGGGGCGAAGTAATCTCTAGTGATATTAATTAGCGTTTGCTTCCCCCGCAAACTGCGGAGTCGCAAAGACAAGGGCGTTTGTAGCGCTGAAGAGCGGGCGTTAGGAGTGTAGACGTGCCGGCGTTCTATGTTGTATAACATTGAACGATAAACGACGGACCCCAAAACCATCCGCAATCAGCACAGGGAAATCGCGAATTTAAATCGGCTCACTTTCGAACGCGGATATGAAGTTCCGTCAATTGAGCGTCGTCTACAAACGAAGGGGCGTCGTCCATAAGCGAAATTCCGCTCGATGTTTTCGGGAATGCAATCACGTCTCTTATCGAAGATTTACCTGCAAAGAGCATTACAAGCCTGTCGAATCCGAATGCGATTCCTCCATGAGGGGGAGCGCCGTATTTGAATGCATTCATCAGGAATCCGAATTTTTCCCTGGCTTCCTCGTCGCTTATGCCGAGCGTTTTGAACATTTTTGCCTGCAGTTCGGAACTATGAATACGAATACTGCCGCCTGCTATTTCGTTACCGTCGAGAACGAGGTCGTACGCGCGCGCTTTAACCCGAGACGGATCGGTATCCATCAAAGGTATATCTTCAATTCTCGGGGAAGTAAAAGGATGGTGCATTGCATAATAACGTTTGGTTTCGTCGTCCCATTCGAACAGCGGAAAATCCGTAACCCAGAGCAATGCGTGTTTATCATTCTTTTCGAGGAGATTCATTCTTCTTGCCATTTCGAGGCGAAGCGTACCCATAATCGACAAAGTTTTCAAACGCGGACCGGTCAATAAGAGCAGCAGGTCGCCAGGCTTGGCTTCCATTTTACTTACAAGATTCGATTTTTCTTCGTCGCTCAAAAATTTGGCTATAGGAGCTTCGAGTTCATTATCTTTTACGCGCATCCATATCAAGCCGCCGGCTCCCAATTTTTTGGCATAATCGGTCAAGCCGTCGAGCTGATTTCTTGTATATTCGCCGCAGCCTTCGGCTTTCAAACCCGTAATAATCCCTTCTTTCTGAATCGATTCTTTAAATACGCGAAACTCCGAATTTTTGAACACTTCGTTTAACGTAACCATCTCGAGTCCGAACCTGAGGTCGGGTTTGTCGCTGC comes from Melioribacter roseus P3M-2 and encodes:
- the aspS gene encoding aspartate--tRNA ligase, whose protein sequence is MEFKKRTHTCGELRESNIGERVVLNGWVATRRDLGGVIFIELRDRYGITQVVFEPGYNPEAHEIAKKLRSEYVISIEGLVRKRPEGTENPALETGMIDVMVDKLVILNSAETPPFQIEDDIDVSEDIRLKYRYLDLRRPVMQKSLLLRHKMYQITRKYFDSNNFVEIETPFLMKSTPEGARDFLVPSRLHKGKFYALPQSPQTYKQILMVSGYDRYFQIVRCFRDEDLRADRQYEFTQIDVEMSFADVEDVLGIAEGLMKEFFKDIWGIELSTPIPRLTFDEAMEKYGSDKPDLRFGLEMVTLNEVFKNSEFRVFKESIQKEGIITGLKAEGCGEYTRNQLDGLTDYAKKLGAGGLIWMRVKDNELEAPIAKFLSDEEKSNLVSKMEAKPGDLLLLLTGPRLKTLSIMGTLRLEMARRMNLLEKNDKHALLWVTDFPLFEWDDETKRYYAMHHPFTSPRIEDIPLMDTDPSRVKARAYDLVLDGNEIAGGSIRIHSSELQAKMFKTLGISDEEAREKFGFLMNAFKYGAPPHGGIAFGFDRLVMLFAGKSSIRDVIAFPKTSSGISLMDDAPSFVDDAQLTELHIRVRK